One window of Trichoderma breve strain T069 chromosome 3, whole genome shotgun sequence genomic DNA carries:
- a CDS encoding FAD binding domain-containing protein: MRPLSLTLPLFLHLGIASATYTLSEVKAQISSYLDQNQNGTHTTRSAPPSGCQLACGFLDFALPQHVSYPQSVIYEFEESRYWSQQQELTRPSCRFSPTSAEEVSLAVLTFRVTQCKFAVKSGGHAAFAGASNIDSGVTIDLIHLNQLSLSADKTQASIGAGNVWYDVYTYLQPKNVTVIGGRVSAIGVGGLTLGGGMSFFSSQYGWACDNVNNYEVVLADGSIRQVSYSSAYSDLYWALRGGGNNFGIVTRFDLAAYPQGDLWAGSNTFLYTNETAAAINNAFYYLGVNAPSDPYAQVIIAYAYAQAQDLFVIASDLQYAKPIANPPILQNFTSIPGAIASTLRVVDLANLTVEFNNTNPGGFRQTYWTFTVKNSASLMADMVAIYQEEVTAIKDVAGIVPSAVFQLITTDMTKHFSRNGGNPLGLAGQGPLNLINIDISWSNASDDERVLTAAQNMVDRSIAAARAQGLDHPYLYQNYASYQQNVFASYGADNLAKLKSISAKYDPQQVWQKLQPGYFKLG; this comes from the exons ATGCGCCCCCTCAGTCTCACTCTGCCGCTGTTCCTGCATTTAGGAATCGCGAGTGCCACGTACACCTTGAGCGAGGTCAAGGCCCAGATCTCATCCTATCTAGATCAGAATCAGAATGGCACCCACACCACACGATCTGCTCCTCCATCCGGCTGCCAGCTTGCA TGCGGTTTCCTCGACTTTGCCTTGCCCCAGCATGTGTCATATCCGCAAAGTGTAATCTATGAGTTCGAGGAGTCGCGGTACTGGTCGCAACAGCAGGAGCTCACACGGCCTTCCTGTCGTTTCTCTCCTACGTCAGCAGAAGAGGTATCTCTGGCTGTATTAACGTTTCGCGTCACTCAATGCAAGTTTGCCGTCAAGAGTGGTGGCCATGCTGCTTTCGCTGGGGCCTCAAACATTGATAGCGGCGTGACAATCGACTTGATTCACCTTAACcagctttctctctcagctGACAAGACTCAGGCGTCAATTGGCGCTGGAAATGTCTGGTATGATGTCTACACTTATCTCCAGCCCAAGAACGTCACAGTGATTGGTGGAAGGGTGTCTGCCATTGGCGTGGGAGGCTTGACCCTGGGAGGAGGCATGTCGTTCTTCTCTAGTCAATACGGATGGGCCTGCGACAATGTTAACAATTATGAG GTCGTGCTTGCAGACGGCTCAATTCGTCAAGTCAGCTACTCATCTGCATACTCCGACCTGTACTGGGCGCTCCGCGGTGGAGGAAACAACTTTGGTATTGTAACAAGATTCGATCTAGCCGCATATCCTCAAGGCGACCTCTGGGCTGGCTCGAACACTTTCTTGTACACGAATGAGACTGCGGCCGCCATTAACAACGCCTTCTATTATCTCGGCGTCAACGCTCCTTCAGATCCATACGCCCAGGTCATAATCGCGTACGCTTATGCCCAAGCGCAAGATCTATTTGTCATTGCCTCTGATCTGCAGTATGCGAAGCCGATAGCGAATCCTCCCATCCTGCAAAACTTTACTTCGATACCGGGTGCAATTGCCAGTACACTTCGCGTTGTTGATCTCGCAAATCTCACGGTTGAGTTTAACAACACCAACCCAGGTGGCTTTCG GCAAACATACTGGACCTTTACGGTCAAAAACAGCGCTTCGTTGATGGCTGACATGGTCGCAATCTACCAGGAAGAGGTCACAGCCATCAAAGATGTTGCGGGGATCGTTCCCTCCGCCGTCTTCCAGCTCATTACAACTGACATGACTAAACATTTCTCAAGAAATGGTGGAAACCCGCTCGGACTTGCTGGCCAGGGACCCCTGAACT TGATCAATATCGATATTTCATGGTCCAATGCCTCTGATGATGAGCGCGTTCTGACTGCGGCGCAGAATATGGTCGACCGTTCTATCGCGGCCGCCCGCGCTCAGGGCCTTGATCATCCATACCTTTACCAAAATTACGCTTCATACCAGCAGAATGTCTTTGCCAGTTACGGCGCAGACAATCTCGCAAAGCTGAAATCAATAAGTGCTAAATATGACCCTCAGCAGGTGTGGCAAAAGCTGCAGCCAGGGTATTTTAAGCTAGGTTGA
- a CDS encoding major facilitator superfamily domain-containing protein, with translation MAFTNIEADQDFEDSRRSLQFYAVFPGLCFSILLVALDTSIVGTALPTIVSSLGSGALYIWIVNGYFLSVAVVQPLAGQMADIFGRRAPMLAFLALFTLGSGLCAGASSTEMLISARIIQGLGGGGISVLVSIIVGDLVPLRYRQKYMAIVMSFFALGTFIGPIVGGAIVTNVSWRWTFYINLPVGGVALFLVFFFLKVKHPSDGAIISRLIHLDWSGHVLLSASVVSILISLTWGGTKYPWDSGRVLAPLIIGGFGLVFYLLHQQYASKDPSMPLRLFGNRTSLLGFVLTFLHGIIMSWFSFFIPVYFQVLKEDSPLMAGVNVLALAIPFTPAGILGGLIVTWSGRYKPVLIAGLALLPIATGCFTLLTAETPTAQWAVFQVIAGLGGGLALTSTLPAIQAPLAEGDLAAATAAWAFVRSFGMIWGGSIPAAVFNSKVDSLISRIDNAQVRSLLALGGAYEHATRLFITSFDDQPALRAQIISVYTDALQETWYVLLAFACITSPIALFLREIPLRTRLETQYGLDESKTMVEPANMDASLRNSAVAVELEPQDEPTQISGAGNHS, from the coding sequence ATGGCTTTCACTAACATCGAAGCTGACCAAGATTTCGAGGATTCGCGCCGCAGCTTACAGTTTTATGCTGTCTTTCCCGGACTATGTTTCTCCATCCTCCTAGTGGCACTTGACACCAGCATAGTGGGAACCGCGTTGCCAACCATTGTTAGCAGTCTCGGTTCCGGTGCGCTATACATCTGGATCGTCAATGGCTATTTCCTATCAGTGGCGGTGGTACAGCCACTCGCCGGTCAGATGGCCGATATCTTTGGCCGGCGAGCTCCAATGCTCGCGTTTCTAGCATTGTTTACTCTAGGGAGCGGTCTTTGTGCTGGCGCAAGCTCCACCGAGATGCTCATATCGGCGAGAATCATCCAAGGCCTCGGAGGCGGCGGAATCTCCGTACTGGTATCTATAATCGTCGGCGACTTAGTCCCCTTACGGTACCGCCAGAAGTACATGGCCATTGtcatgtctttttttgccttgggAACCTTCATCGGACCAATTGTCGGCGGTGCGATAGTCACGAACGTTTCCTGGCGCTGGACTTTCTACATCAATCTTCCCGTCGGAGGCGTtgccctcttcctcgtctttttcttcctaaAGGTGAAGCATCCCAGTGATGGTGCTATCATTTCACGTTTGATACACCTCGACTGGTCGGGCCATGTACTTCTCAGTGCCTCTGTCGTCTCTATCTTGATATCGCTCACTTGGGGCGGAACTAAATATCCCTGGGACTCTGGGAGAGTTCTTGCCCCCCTCATTATTGGCGGTTTTGGCCTGGTGTTTTATCTCCTTCACCAGCAATATGCCTCCAAAGATCCCTCTATGCCACTGCGCCTTTTTGGAAACAGGACCTCGCTTCTGGGTTTCGTCCTTACCTTTCTCCATGGGATCATAATGTCTTGGTTCAGTTTCTTTATCCCAGTCTATTTCCAGGTCCTCAAAGAAGATTCTCCTCTGATGGCAGGCGTCAATGTACTCGCTCTGGCCATCCCATTTACGCCAGCTGGCATACTTGGCGGACTTATCGTCACATGGAGTGGCCGTTATAAGCCAGTTCTCATCGCTGGTTTAGCACTATTGCCTATTGCGACGGGGTGCTTTACGCTACTCACGGCCGAGACTCCCACTGCCCAATGGGCTGTATTTCAGGTCATTGCTGGATTGGGTGGAGGTCTAGCACTTACCTCCACGCTCCCTGCAATCCAAGCCCCCCTGGCAGAAGGTGATTTAGCTGCTGCCACTGCAGCTTGGGCATTTGTGCGAAGCTTTGGGATGATCTGGGGAGGTTCGATTCCAGCAGCTGTCTTTAATTCGAAGGTAGACAGCCTTATATCTCGGATTGATAATGCTCAGGTtcgctctcttctcgccttgGGAGGAGCATATGAACATGCCACTCGGCTTTTTATCACCTCATTCGATGACCAGCCAGCTTTAAGGGCACAAATCATCAGCGTCTACACTGACGCACTTCAAGAAACTTGGTATGTTTTGTTAGCGTTTGCGTGTATCACCAGCCCTATTGCTTTGTTTCTCAGAGAAATACCATTAAGAACAAGGCTTGAAACACAATATGGCTTGGACGAGTCGAAGACAATGGTCGAGCCAGCGAACATGGATGCCTCATTACGCAATTCAGCTGTAGCCGTGGAGCTGGAACCGCAAGATGAGCCAACACAGATCAGTGGAGCTGGTAATCATTCTTAG
- a CDS encoding serine hydrolase (FSH1) domain-containing protein gives MRILCLHGLGTNSKILESQLTTLRSRLPSEWEFEFLDGEVEAQPAPGVSEYFPGPYLCYYDDPTPQAVQDAVDMIMDVVQEDGPFDAILGFSNGAALAATVIAAGMEKDPSDPPFKAAIFICPTMPFRLDSGPLQVTVTDPDTITAIRHDLDEEANKTYDWLSDPETAGIMDEFEKKKKRLDYSDLSRLPQTVELLLRYHPDVQARMLHIPTVHVIGDQDEYNEQGHKFTQLCDPKLRKIITHGGGHHSPKEKGAILKTCQAMEWACDRIMFSSY, from the exons ATGCGTATTCTTTGCCTCCATGGTTTGGGAACAAATTCCAAAATTCTCGAGTCACAGCTTACAACACTCCGGTCTCGGCTCCCTTCTGAATGGGAATTCGAATTTCTTGACGGCGAAGTAGAAGCGCAACCAGCTCCCG GTGTCTCTGAGTATTTCCCCGGGCCTTACCTATGCTACTATGACGATCCTACCCCTCAGGCGGTGCAAGACGCAGTCGATATGATCATGGACGTTGTCCAGGAGGACGGACCATTCGACGCTATATTAGGCTTCTCGAATGGAGCAGCTCTAGCTGCGACCGTGATAGCGGCTGGAATGGAGAAGGACCCCTCAGATCCCCCATTCAAGGCTGCAATCTTCATTTGCCCGACAATGCCTTTTCGTCTTGACTCTGGCCCTCTCCAGGTTACAGTCACCGATCCGGACACCATAACCGCGATACGACATGACCTTGACGAAGAGGCAAACAAAACCTACGACTGGCTCAGTGACCCTGAAACGGCTGGCATCATGGATGAATtcgagaaaaagaagaagagacttgACTACAGCGATTTGAGCAGGCTTCCTCAAACCGTAGAGCTGCTCCTGCGATACCACCCAGATGTTCAGGCACGAATGCTACATATCCCCACTGTCCATGTGATTGGGGACCAGGACGAGTATAATGAGCAGGGCCACAAATTCACTCAGCTCTGCGACCCGAAGCTCCGGAAGATTATAACACATGGTGGAGGACATCACTCTCCCAAGGAGAAGGGAGCTATTTTGAAAACCTGCCAAGCGATGGAGTGGGCATGCGATAGAATCATGTTCTCTAGCTATTAA